CTGAGTGTCCGCACTCAAGCTGAGCGACCATGAAATTCCCTCGCTCAATTTTGATTTCTCTGTTTCTATATGTAGCAGAGACAATCTTAGGCCTGTACTTGAGCAGCACATACAGCACTGCAGTGCACAGAATTTGGTTGTACTTGACCCTCCTATTCTGTCTTCTGCCCTGCCTTCTGGTACAGATCTGTTTTGTCTGCTTCCACATGGAATTCTTTGATGACATATCCCTGGAACATCTGTTTCATCTCCTGCAGCTGGGACCTCTGTTCAGGTGAGTGAGGAGGGAAGGTGCCCTGTATTTAGATACATACCACATCGGTGAGCCAGTGCATTAGGTACATGGCACACTGTCTATTGTAAAAGAAATGAAACCCGCTGATGATTCcatgccatttatttatatagtgcccgcagattccatagcgctgttacaataagggatagacaaaatatttcacaaagaccATTTAGAATGAAATCACCAATAACACAGATTAAAGCATATTTCTACAGAAGGAAAAGAtgctctgctcttgtgagcaaTTAGGAATCAATAGATGAATAAAGCCATCAAATACAACTGTCACAGATTTTTTATATGGCATCTGCTTACAAGTTATCACAATGTGATCCGTTGCAACTTAATGTTACGAGGTTTCATGTGCCGTCAGAGTTCATAGGTTTCAGGCCCCTTAAAAATGGATCGAATTTTCACTGATTCCCTCCCACTAAACCCGGACAACAAACGTGTTCTCATTTTAGATGGGTAAAAGGCGttccatttaatatttgtaGCTCTGATAGTACAAAGAGTGGGAACAGGGGATATTTTGAAGGGAATGATTGTGTTTTGTAGATAAGCGATACATACCGAGatatcatttaaatacatagagtTTGAGTTGAATCTAAAATCTCAGTCACTATTGAGTTTATGGTTTTATGTGTGCTTCTTGGCCAGATTATATTTGAACCGGAGATATACAGGGGGCTGGAAAGACGAATAGAAGGCGTTATGTTTTGGGTCAGGTTTGGGTGAAAGCATTTATCTAATGATGCAGGGCAGTAATAGTTTTCATTGTGTTAAACGGAACCTCACCCCATGTGGCTGCAATGTTCTGTCCAGTGATAATAATGAGTGAACCCTATTTTTTCCTGTACTTTGCAGGTGTGTGCAAGTTCTCCGCCTTTACTTCATTAATGGAAAATCAGAGGATCCATACGACACCCTCATTAAGAGGAAGCAGCTGTCTGAAGATGGCGGTTGGGTTGAGGTGGAACAGGAGGTTGGTCGCGTTGATATGCTGCTGTCCAAACACAGTTCTGCTTTCCGCTGGGCCTCCTTCATCCAAGCTTTCTTTGGGTCAGCACCTCAACTGATACTACAGCTGTATATTTCCATCTCGCAACAGCATATAAGCCTATGCAGATGTAAGACAACATTTCTTTGTGGTTTCTTTGTCAATATAGTCACACACAAATTGTATGTGCAGAAATGCCCCAGTGATTAAGAACTATACTTTTTCTTCATAAATGCatatcatttacacatacatttatcttAATGTTTACTAAGTGGAATTGTCCTTTCCTTTTCTGATTTTCTTCAGGCATGCTTATGAGTATCTCTCTGCTGTCCGTTACGTATGGAGCGTTACAGTGCAACATCCTGGCCATTCGAATTAATTACGAGGACTATGATTTCACCTTTCGACCAGCTGCCTACCTTTGCTTATTGCTTTGGAGATTCCTTGAGATTTCCTGCAGAGTCGTCGTGCTTGGCCTCTTCAGCTCCGTTTTCAAAACATGGACCCTGTGTGTGGTGGCCTTAAATCTGTTGGCTTTTATGCTCTACTCATGGATCAGTTTTTGGAAGAATAAGTCATCGGGAAACAAGAATGGTTTGAGCAAGTGTAGGACTGCTACTGAGCGTGCTGTACTGAACATCCTGTACTCTGTGACGAGCATTTTCTGCTGGTGTCCGATTCAGGTCGAGCTCAGTGAGCCCGACCTGATTACCAAATCAAACAATTGGTGTCGCATCACCATGTATTATATGCTCAGACATATTGAAAACGCCGTCCTGATTTTCCTATGGTACATCTATCAAACAGATGTTTACTCGCTCATAGGTAGCACTTTTTTGGTCGCACTGCTCCTGGTGGGTTATACCATATCGATGCTCTTCATGCTGATTTTTTATCAGTTCTTGCACCCCTGCAGGACACTTTTCACATCCAGTTTTGTAGGTGGCTTGATGTCAGGCTTAAAGAGTCTTTGTTGTATGTGCAAACCTTCAAGAGCCCCAACAAACGAACATGGCTCCGAGGTCTGTGAGCCTTAGAACTGACAAGATGAGATTTACATCAATGCAAAGGAGTTGATCTGTGTTCATTGGGAAGCTACTCTACTACAGACTCTCGAAGCAGAAGCCGACAAAATGGACAGAATGCAGAGAGCGTTAGGGGATATATAAGGACACAAGAAAACTAATATACCACATCTGTGTCTTCCCTAAATAAAGTGTTCTGAATGGCAATATTAAGAATGAAagtggttttttgtttgtttgttttttattctaaaagctTTAGTTCCTGTGATCGCAGAAAACTTTCATGGCACAAAAGGGCACATGCATTATACGAGCGCCTCTATTGGTCGCagccagggagctcctctggcatcaaccaagagAGTCGCTCTTACGAACTTTTAGCTCCAGGGGCGATCCTACGGATTCTCATTCAAGTTAactcctgcgatgctacgtagaCAAGATAGGTAGGGACGGGACcaaggagaccagctaagaggtattaacaaagatgaacacgaagattcgTCTATTTTTACTGGCCACCATGTTAGTttatttggttttctgtttCAACAAACTCaccatttgttttcatgttctcccgaatacgaatgcacaagtctaatattaagCATCAGAAGTGTATGCCAataggttttctgtttttttttttttttttaatgcatggaaTTGTTATCCTCAGTATAAACACAAGAATTACAGCTTTAAGGGATCTCTTTTTGATACCTGCTCAACAAGTATTTGAAGCTCTAAATTTGTTGGGTGTATTTGAAATGAAAACTGAATGCCCTTGGTGAACTACATTCAGGATGGACTGCCTGTAGCTACCAACTGTTTTATATGGTTACAAGCTGCAAACTGGTAGTTGCTAGCAGATAGGCGGCTATATGCCAGCTACTTGTTACTTTGACAGACATCAAACTAGGTAACAAAGTATGATACAAAATACAGTTAATAGCTAAATAGGGACCTCTCTCCATTCTCCATCAACAGTAGTTGTTTCTGTAATTATTGAAGAATAgctctcagggtttttttttaaatcctagaGCCCAGGGTTTTGGGAGTAAAATctactatatatttaaatatatatatatatatatatatatatattagttattttagttattaaaacTCCTGAAACTCATTGtgagtgtgacagaatgacctgtcatacaaggccccaaggtagtcagagatggctccagcctggctgccaaacaggcaggaactccattgtttaattaatcccatcaa
This sequence is a window from Spea bombifrons isolate aSpeBom1 chromosome 2, aSpeBom1.2.pri, whole genome shotgun sequence. Protein-coding genes within it:
- the LOC128473760 gene encoding endoplasmic reticulum membrane adapter protein XK-like produces the protein MKFPRSILISLFLYVAETILGLYLSSTYSTAVHRIWLYLTLLFCLLPCLLVQICFVCFHMEFFDDISLEHLFHLLQLGPLFRCVQVLRLYFINGKSEDPYDTLIKRKQLSEDGGWVEVEQEVGRVDMLLSKHSSAFRWASFIQAFFGSAPQLILQLYISISQQHISLCRCMLMSISLLSVTYGALQCNILAIRINYEDYDFTFRPAAYLCLLLWRFLEISCRVVVLGLFSSVFKTWTLCVVALNLLAFMLYSWISFWKNKSSGNKNGLSKCRTATERAVLNILYSVTSIFCWCPIQVELSEPDLITKSNNWCRITMYYMLRHIENAVLIFLWYIYQTDVYSLIGSTFLVALLLVGYTISMLFMLIFYQFLHPCRTLFTSSFVGGLMSGLKSLCCMCKPSRAPTNEHGSEVCEP